atatggttccaaacgtttttttgccttcctgaaaagttgtcttttttcgattgcacgtttattcgttggggccatcaatatgatcatagaaatgatccaatataaatgataatgtaatacccccctaagagGCAAATATACagaatgatttttaaatttttaacgagATTGGCTAATGACTAATAACTAAAAATGTATCTTACTTTATAGAACTATACaaggtaaatatttaaaaagttaattcatcaagccccatacacaatagaaattctattgtgtctcgttttccacgatcgacgggttaataaTGAATTTTGAAATGGACATGCGAGGTGAAATCGAAAAGAATAAAGCTGAAAGAGGTTACGGGTTTCTTCATAATTCACTAGTACATTTTATATGAACTCACTTTACATTTTTTACAGTGATAATAGCTTGAACTCACTTTGTCACAATGGGatcagtaaagctgtttctGCATATAAAGCATTTAAAGGGTAGCTCATCGTCACTGTGTATCTCATAATCGGAGTCTCCGCCGTTGTCCGCTTTCACCTCCTCTCTCTCCAGCTGCCAGCCGTGCTTGTAATCAGAGCGGTCGTGGAGAAACTTACACGAGTCTGGAAATAGggaattacattttattttaattaatgtaatttgaaataaaatatatgtatgtaatatgtatttaggTCTGTTCCACAATCACACTAGTGTCATAAAGGGAAAAGTTTAtgagtgtgtatgtttgttacttataTGTAActactactgaacggatttttgTCTCCCTCAAGAACAAggttaatacctcgatcgtgggaatcacagacacaattgattttcaatttttatgcagcacccgggtgccgcttcgGGTTTGATGGGTTAACTCATGGACTCCGTTCATCCCAAAAATATTGTGTtctttgtactatcagagaagttgattcctatgcaaatcggggacctaagtagtttggttgcgtgacgtcaaacccagctgacagatcacaattaacattgaattgacatattcgaccaaataacattggtctgtcaattgcataggaatcaacttcctcgatggtacctgtATTTTGGGCGACACAGACAAAACGCAATAAGCAATCAGGTTatgaaataagtattttatatttttaataaataactaataagttgtCATTACACAAACCTACCTCCAAATCCACAGAATCCGGTTTCCTTGTAATCCTTACAGATATCAGGTTGGTAGTCCCACCTAAAATATAGGaagaataatttataatttttaagacaAGAATTAGAATAAAAAACAAGTTGTAAAATTATCCCTCgagtaaaaatacttaattattctTACTTGAGGGATAATTTTATGATGAATAGCAATATAGGTTCAAGTGTTGTATGAGGTATCAGATTGATAAATAAATCAAGAAAAATATACTTTCAGTCCATAGCTATACAATTTTTCAAATGAAGGTATGCTGATATTTAAAAAGAAGGGAATAGTTACCGAACTGTTGCTCTTAAATTGGCCGGAGCTCTTATTGGACCTTTTCTGACTAATCCAGAACTAGCATTGCCGGCTGCTGTGTCCCTCTTTTTGTAGTATTGagcataattatttatacccCTATAAAcctagaaaataaaatttttgattgCTAACATTGTTTTATACATTGCTATTTATTTTAACCTATCAACTCCAAGTGGTTGAATTTGACCACgtaaacaatagattttcaagaaTCCGCTAGGCTATTTATGTAGTTTAGCATTATTACAACTATTTAGTCatacattaaatataaaaatatattattcatattattttaaattataagaaaatagTTGACCCCTGCACCTTCATATTGCCCAAATTTGTTTATTGCTCGGAAACCATACACTTATGCTTCAGTGTTACATTACCACGGTTCCTCTCACTGGGTAAGTTTCACATCCAGTAGTAGGTCAACAAGCAAAATccaatagttattttaattttaataaattgtattattgtaaaaaaaggCTCGTATAATCTACAAAACAGGCTTAAATACCTTATCATCAGCCTGGCCTTGTAGTTCCTCATTGATCTTCTGAGCTTTCTCAAATATAGCTTGAGCGTCTCGGTCCTTCTCTGTGTCCAGCTCATATGTTGCCGTGGCATTCTCCCTTTGCTGTTGCACCGACAATGTTGTGCTTATGTCTTTCTTCtgcaaatgaaaatgttttattttaaaattggttTAAAAATCACTATTTTACAATAGTCTTTGATGTCTACCAGCAATAtgaatattaagtttatagagtcAAGCAAGCAAGAGGGAAGACAACCTTTTTTCTTTGTAAATAGTGTAGTAATAAGAGCTGCTAAAGTGGGGACAactatattgttttatttatggtCAATTTTTTAGgttaagtatacataatataatgagtgcaattaaaacaacaaaaaataaacaaaattatgaaaaaagtacctTTTCCTCGTCACTGCTATCCGCATCTTCGATTATAACCTTTTCCTTCTTTTGACCACCGGTAGTCTGAAAGTTTGGGTTAGATTTCACCTGTTTCTTTATAGGTAACACAACGGTTGGCTCCTCTGCACTATCTGAGCTGTCTTGAACAAGAAATATACACACTCAGCAAAAATGAAATCTGTTTGTACAGATTACATTTCGGAAAAACTTTAGGCATCAGGAGTATTGCGTCTTTAACCAATAACAACTTGAAATTATTAACGAAATAGGTTTCGTGCAATTTTACTGAATTTTCAGGAATAATAAACTTACCTTCCGAGCTCGACTGTTTTCTCTTTCTGCCTCCTTTGAATTTCAAGTTACGCTTTTTAAATGTTGTAGGCACTTCAACTTCGGCATCCGACATTTTTGCTACTTAATTCTAATGTTTAAATTGCGttttcttatatatttttttcaaaatacaaaatattctgGTAGGTACCTAGGTAACCACACAATATTTTGgtattttcttcttcttctttgttTTTGACACTTTTTTGACTTTTGACACTTCATaccagtttttttaaattatatagctTTAAGTCTAagtgactagtagattggacagtactagtcattggaaaaagcacaaaaatacaatatttatgttgctttaaaaaaaggcttgaaaaacagtcagtttttaaagcaacattaataaatatgaagtttttgtgctttttccaatgattAATACTGTCCGATCTACTAgtaatctatattaatattataattgggaagagtttgtttgtttgaacgcgctaatctcaggaactactggtccaatttaaaaaattctttcagtgttagatagcccatttattgagataGGCTATagactactagctgttgcccgcgacttcgtccgcgtggactttagtttatagttgttcccgtacatcgattgagtcgtttacgcgcaaatcagaaaagtatataatTGTGTAGGAAcggcacatttttccggggaaagaaaacattccttgtcattgtcattcaaaaagtatattgtgcagtaaccgtacatttttctgtgacaaaatgtatcctatagatgttctttttcggaactcaaagtatctttataccaaatttcagcaaaatgggtccagccgttaaCACGTGATgacgtgaccacgcgaaatataatgttccgcgcagcttcgcccgcgtaaattccacaaaaattagtccacaaaaaaacctatgatctttcacgtggtctacttcctGTGCCAGATAACAGAAAAATTActgcagtagttcgtgagataagccctttcaaatccaaaaacgggggaaattatttgaaagggcttatcttatgaactactggagcaatttttctgttatttggcacagataagaagtagaccacgtcaaggatcataggctattttttgtggactatttTGTCTTGTgaaataatttacgcgagcgaagctgcgcgggACGTTATATTCCACGTGgacacgacatcacgcgtaaatggctggacccattttgctgcaatttggtataaagatactttgagtcccgaaaaagaacataggatacattttgtcccggaaaaatgtacggttactgcataatatacttttatgatttgcgcgtaaactattcaatctattttgatggaatttggtatggagatcatactttgggtcccggtaaaggacaaggaatactaattttgtcccggaaaatgtacggttcccgcacaataaacttttatgattatcgcctaaactattcaatctagtttgatgaaattttgtatggcaatactttcagtctcgggaaaggacaagggatactttttatcccggaaaatatacggttcccgcacaattaACTTTGATTGAGATTGGGGATACTAATTtaaatctgggacaaggaatgttttttgtcccggaaaaatgtgcggttcccacacaatatatttttctgatttgcgcgtaaacgattcaatcgatgtatgggaacaactataaactaaagtccacgcggacgaagtcgcgggcaacagctagttttatataaaattaaataacatttccatttaattataagaaaaataagaaacgctctcaaatttcttcataaatTTTCGCCCAatcaagaaagcggcgagcgtcgtaaccgccactgtacaaggcgcgctgatattgaatgttattttaatgtcttaaaGTCGAtgttcgtactgacctgctaatttttgacataatttttgtgatagcgtccttaattgtaaaaaaaatctcatcCGTAAActtgtaaacattttttgtgaCCTCCTTTGTGTGCCGCTTCAGTACCTATAATGTTTCAATTTTACCAccctttcttttttaaattatcagttAGGAAATAACCAGTACGTCTCTTGTAGGCTGAAAGTCCTAAATCATCATTTAAAGTACGCGACATGGTTCTAGGTGGTCATGGTTCTATCTTTATCTCGTGAGATAAAATCTTTCCCTTACTGCTTTAACCACCTTTTTCGTACGAACACTGCGTGGACGGCCAGATCTTTTTCTGCCACAAGCAGAGGAGGTCTCATTGTACAGATTAATGGCCCGGTGGCCGGTACACGAACATTTTACTAATACCAAGCGTATGGAGAGTTTTAAAAATGACCTTGGACTCcatataggtacttacctactttgTGTGATGCAATCACAGCGATTTGGTTCTTTTGATCACCCCACTCCATTTGAATCtcgcaaaatattgtaaaatacattGGCGCCAAAATGAGAAAacacaataaacaaacatataAAATTACAGAATCTAAATTcaattaatgtaatattttgtttatttttactagtaagtacctacctaacaGTATTTATGGCCAGActaagtatttacaaattacgtttatttgaaacacacgacaatagatagacaattttattaattacatattccccgttttttttagatcgattttgaactaagataaaagtaaaaaaaaccggccaagtgcgagttggactcgcccatgaagggttccgcaggagcaataaggtttatttttatgaaattaagaggtttttgatttattttcatatttcagttgatttaatgaaagttaaattaaggtttaccatttatgacgtataaaaaaaactactggctagatctcgttcgaaccaattttcgttggtagtttttatagtaatgtacatcatatatattttttagacttatcatgcatgcttctactttagaaattagaggggggggggacacacatttttccactttggaagagtctctctcgcaaactatttaggttataaaaaaattatagtagaaaccttaatatgatttttgaagacctatccatagttACCCCACACACATAGGCTAGATGAAaaatggggacccctaaatttttcaaatttttttccaattttgtatcaaaatcttaaagcggttcacagacttcaTCTATTTACGTGCTATTTACCatgtttcaatagtatagctcttatagtttcggagaaaagtggctgtgacatactgacggacagacagacagacatgacgaatctataagggttccgtttttgccatttggctgcggaaccctaaaaaataggatttttgtgcgatctcggcaacgcgtcaaatgtatggtcaaggtcgtttgctcggggaaTGGCCTTAATATAtctttccgctaggtatattaactttatgcacaccacacagctagtctatatatataaaaatggattttcaattgtgttagtaacgctaaaactcgaaaacggctgaacggattgggctaatttaaGAGCGCatctgaccctaacttgactacatacctAGATCTTAAAAtgtgtaaggtctagaaaactgattttttgacacaagtaacttcagtttatGAAGATtagctcaagacgaaaacacgattactgaaaactggtttctttttttacaaaaaaccttgttttagacacatttttgcttggatttttgaagtttgctgtcttttctttaatattttttaatatttagacattaaaaaattgataaaacctgctcaaaacacttttttcataatcattataattcgtcttttattcaagtgaaactaactcggcgatgattccgcgccgtcccttttcgcctggcatatgaaagacgggcgtgagtgtgaagagagaaggaggatatttgatttttagagtcaggagagctcttaagtcttaaaatattcgtagaagtccagggaaggttttaaagtgacacgaagctcaccgggacagctatatAAAACCATTCCTGTTTTCCGAGTCGGGCTCCGATGAATTTAGGATCATTCACGTGTTTACGTTCATTGGTggtattaaaatttattctgTAGGTGCTACTTGCTCACCTATATTAGGATACGCTAACCGAATACGTTATGTCGATAAAAAATGTCTCCAATTTTATAACAGCGTAAGTGAATCCTTATGATGTTAAGATAATTTGTCTGTCCGACTGtcgtttcaatttaaaatattatttagtagtAAATGTTAAAAGCGGTTGACGATTCATCGTTACTGAAAACCAATTCGCAACACCACTCACCAGTGGAGTAACAAGTTTACTATTTCCTATTTttttgcaagtgtccatggacAGTAAGCTTATTATGTATCTGGTTCATTGAtgattgatttaaaaaaaattagataactATACCTACAGCTGAATCTATTAGGAATCTGCTAAAACTACCATAGGTCCAATGTTACCATATCCCGTTCGTATCTTAAAATATAAGATACCTACATATAAAcagttttcattataatataaactgcATATCACATTAGGTagttttctcatttataaaatGAGTCCGGAAATTATCCTGGAAAACTGGAATAAGACcagtttattattaaacttgTAAACACATCAGAAGCTAATAACGGTTTAGAAATATCTTTGTATCCGTTttctacataataaaatgtataataaattaattagaatTATGAACctaagattaattttattacagtcTTCAAATTCTTTAAATCCTGAGACACTACAAACATAGCCGCAGACGACGATTAGTATGAAAACACGCCTTTTACGTCCTTTTGCAAGTCAGTTGCATTAAATGGTATACTACTTTTTAGAAGAACTCACTCATTTTTAAAAGGGCCTATGTTCAACGAAAATCAGGCAAAGGATACGTCGTTTTCGTATAGCAGCAATATTGGGCTGCTTTTAAAAATAGTATACTACTTTTGAGACTTTAAAATCGAAAGGTATTAAGTTCGATACATTTTCAATAAGGAAATGGTCATTTTTTCAATGAGATGTTTTAAAGAAAGTGTAAagtaaaatttttcttttctaGTGCGTGTAAACACAATGGTGTTTCAACTTTCtagtaaaaatacaaataacataaattatgtatactctcaactatattataaataaatcttCTTGGATAAAAAATCTGGTCCATaatctttaatataatatcatactcAGCCATTTTAATTTGGGTATATATAGGAGGAGGTTGCATCGTAGATTCTTAACTCCTAGATTTTTTGTACCGTACCAATGTtcctattaatataattatttaataacatatctgaccaaatattttatgatatcgAATTAAACAGTAGGTAGGCATTTGTtgtaaattttgtatattactaGGTTATCAACGTAACGTAACTAAACGTTGATAGTAATTTATATATAGCATAGCATTATttcatcattttttttctagACGAAAATGCATACGCGCATGCATCTCCGGCAGCCTGCACTGGGAAAGAACATTCGTGGTTTGTAGGGCTCGCTGCGGTTGAGAGGGTGGCAATTTGGCCGCGACTCTACCCCCACACACCTGTCCGTGCATTCTCCTCTGCTTGGCTGGTGGCTTGctgattgaaatatttttatcatcattATAAAAAAAGACAGTAAACAATACCATTGTTTACTACCTTTTTTAGCCATGGAACATGCTTTTCGTGTACTGGGCAGATCGGGAACATCGACCAGGGTGTGTGGGACTCCTAATGCACAGGTTCAACCCATTAAACTCCCATGGTGCTGCACTCTCAGATTATGGCAAAGTCGAAACGATGAAACCCACCCACCTACTGGGTAGGTTACATGGGT
This genomic window from Aricia agestis chromosome 2, ilAriAges1.1, whole genome shotgun sequence contains:
- the LOC121738492 gene encoding E3 ubiquitin-protein ligase RNF113A; this translates as MSDAEVEVPTTFKKRNLKFKGGRKRKQSSSEDSSDSAEEPTVVLPIKKQVKSNPNFQTTGGQKKEKVIIEDADSSDEEKKKDISTTLSVQQQRENATATYELDTEKDRDAQAIFEKAQKINEELQGQADDKVYRGINNYAQYYKKRDTAAGNASSGLVRKGPIRAPANLRATVRWDYQPDICKDYKETGFCGFGDSCKFLHDRSDYKHGWQLEREEVKADNGGDSDYEIHSDDELPFKCFICRNSFTDPIVTKCKHYFCEKCALDNYKKSARCFICNTQTGGVFNPAKELEQKLKHADHDDNDIPSDDDDD